The following coding sequences lie in one Archaeoglobus neptunius genomic window:
- a CDS encoding CDP-2,3-bis-(O-geranylgeranyl)-sn-glycerol synthase: MLDLILKTIWLLLPAYTPNNFAVLVGGGTPIDFGKNFFDGRRILGDGKTWRGFVGGIAGGVLTANLQYAVETLFAFKIYSSLPYAEFFTLTMLLAAGSMIGDSVGSFFKRRLGYERGARFLIVDQLTFLIVTLFISALYAPFWKLFSVEIILTAILLTPALHLGINYIAFRIGFKEVPW, encoded by the coding sequence ATGCTCGATTTAATCCTCAAGACAATCTGGCTTCTTCTTCCTGCTTATACTCCCAACAATTTTGCAGTGCTGGTTGGTGGTGGCACTCCAATCGATTTCGGGAAGAACTTTTTTGATGGCAGAAGGATCCTGGGTGACGGAAAGACCTGGAGAGGGTTTGTGGGAGGAATTGCCGGGGGTGTTCTGACGGCAAACCTTCAGTATGCTGTTGAAACCCTTTTTGCCTTTAAAATTTACAGTTCTTTGCCTTATGCAGAATTTTTCACACTGACCATGCTTCTGGCAGCAGGTTCGATGATCGGTGACTCTGTGGGGAGCTTTTTCAAAAGGAGACTGGGATATGAAAGAGGGGCAAGATTTCTCATCGTCGACCAGCTTACGTTTCTCATCGTAACTTTGTTTATTTCTGCCCTTTACGCTCCCTTCTGGAAGCTTTTTTCGGTGGAGATCATATTGACGGCCATCCTGCTTACCCCTGCACTGCATCTTGGAATAAATTATATTGCCTTCCGCATAGGTTTCAAGGAAGTTCCATGGTGA
- the pyrE gene encoding orotate phosphoribosyltransferase, which produces MNAERLVRRMIDVGALRFGDFLLSSGKRSRVYVDVKLASTFPDILEMIADGIAEKLSGVEFDRVACVELGGVAIAVATSLKLKKPLVIFRKEEKSYGVGGDRIGEIRKGERVVVVEDVITTGRSALSAARRVEKSGGVVGAIIAVVDREESGREFMSLLKLSDLIKAYDSFDTTKS; this is translated from the coding sequence ATGAATGCCGAGAGACTTGTCAGAAGGATGATAGACGTTGGTGCTCTCAGGTTCGGGGATTTCCTGCTCTCATCCGGAAAAAGGAGCAGGGTCTATGTTGATGTCAAGCTGGCATCCACGTTTCCGGATATACTTGAGATGATTGCAGACGGGATTGCGGAGAAGCTGAGCGGTGTGGAATTCGACAGAGTTGCCTGTGTGGAGCTTGGTGGCGTGGCGATTGCAGTTGCCACATCCCTGAAGCTCAAAAAGCCGCTGGTAATATTCAGAAAGGAGGAAAAAAGCTACGGAGTTGGGGGAGACAGGATAGGAGAGATACGGAAAGGAGAGAGAGTCGTTGTGGTGGAAGACGTTATAACCACAGGCAGGTCTGCTCTTTCGGCAGCAAGGAGGGTGGAGAAAAGCGGAGGAGTTGTCGGGGCAATAATAGCGGTGGTTGACAGGGAGGAATCGGGGAGAGAGTTCATGAGTCTTTTAAAGCTCAGCGATTTAATCAAGGCGTATGATTCCTTCGATACCACCAAGTCTTAG
- a CDS encoding enoyl-CoA hydratase/isomerase family protein, which produces MRYENIVVKRQDRILTIAINRPDVLNCIDPETNFELADAWRMFRDNDDLWVAIITGMGDRAFCTGADLKAWHRFILEQKTSFPRTSAYAGPGFGGITRGIEVFKPVIAAINGLCYAGGLEIALAADIRVCSEDARFGVLNRRWNVGLGDGGTQRLWRIVGLGRAMELILTGREIDAEEAYRIGLVNEIVPKDKVLKRAVEIAERICSFPQGSVRTDKEALIRGIGRPLEDGLRIESMLFWNLLLNRDFYEGPAAFRDKRDPEYTNEQERIMDVLNPDLVGRWIKDE; this is translated from the coding sequence ATGCGTTATGAAAATATAGTGGTAAAAAGGCAGGACAGGATTTTGACCATTGCAATAAACCGTCCTGATGTGCTGAACTGCATCGATCCAGAGACAAACTTTGAGCTTGCAGATGCATGGAGAATGTTCAGGGATAACGATGATCTGTGGGTTGCGATAATTACAGGGATGGGGGACAGGGCATTTTGTACGGGAGCAGATCTGAAGGCGTGGCACAGGTTCATTCTGGAACAGAAAACAAGTTTTCCGAGAACTTCGGCTTACGCAGGTCCCGGGTTTGGCGGCATCACGAGAGGTATTGAGGTCTTCAAACCCGTAATAGCTGCGATAAATGGTCTGTGCTATGCAGGGGGACTTGAAATAGCGCTGGCCGCTGACATAAGAGTGTGTTCGGAAGACGCAAGGTTTGGAGTTCTCAATCGCAGGTGGAATGTTGGCTTGGGAGACGGCGGCACGCAGAGGTTGTGGAGGATCGTGGGTCTCGGAAGGGCAATGGAGCTGATTTTAACAGGTAGGGAGATTGATGCAGAGGAAGCTTACAGAATAGGTCTTGTTAACGAGATTGTTCCGAAAGACAAAGTGCTGAAACGTGCAGTGGAGATTGCAGAAAGGATATGCTCGTTTCCTCAGGGGTCGGTGAGAACTGACAAAGAGGCCCTCATTCGGGGGATAGGCAGACCGCTTGAGGATGGATTGAGGATTGAAAGTATGCTTTTCTGGAATCTTTTGCTTAACAGAGATTTTTACGAAGGTCCGGCGGCCTTCAGAGATAAACGGGATCCGGAATACACAAACGAGCAGGAAAGGATAATGGATGTTTTAAATCCCGATCTGGTTGGGAGGTGGATAAAGGATGAGTGA
- a CDS encoding CoA transferase subunit A, translating into MSDKIVTLEEAVKEINNGDIVAFGGVLDSRFPMAAVYEIMRQEKKNLVTLSIMSLHDPAVGAGCIRGFIGCYNYLGAFGKAPCIEREYNRGNLVIEDLGHNDSLLILMAPAFGLSFVASDYTRGSDILNPKYSGLDKIREFVRNKEKIPEKKYVLAEDPFTRERVHRVLLPGIKPDVAIIHVQQVGMEGTCRVFGVEGVDQFAAFAADKVIVTAEEIVPEEYLREDPNRNMLPSTVVDRIVPLPWGAHPTVVSHYYELDAEFIMEYAMAARTEEGFRKWAEEWVYGVDDHFQYLRKLGVDRLQSLRTVKGLGFRPRAWPKWG; encoded by the coding sequence ATGAGTGATAAAATTGTTACGCTTGAAGAGGCTGTAAAGGAGATCAATAATGGAGACATCGTTGCTTTTGGAGGAGTTCTGGACTCAAGGTTTCCAATGGCAGCCGTTTATGAAATAATGAGGCAGGAGAAAAAGAATTTGGTCACCCTTTCGATAATGTCTCTCCACGATCCTGCGGTGGGGGCAGGATGCATCAGGGGATTCATCGGTTGTTACAACTACCTCGGGGCGTTCGGAAAGGCTCCGTGCATCGAGAGGGAGTATAACAGGGGAAACCTGGTTATCGAAGATCTCGGCCACAACGACTCCCTTCTGATTCTCATGGCCCCGGCATTTGGTCTGAGCTTTGTGGCGTCAGACTACACCAGGGGGTCGGACATTCTCAACCCGAAGTACTCAGGGCTCGATAAGATCAGGGAATTCGTGAGAAACAAGGAGAAGATACCGGAAAAGAAGTACGTTCTGGCGGAGGACCCCTTTACACGTGAGAGAGTGCATAGAGTGCTTTTGCCCGGTATAAAGCCTGATGTGGCGATAATCCATGTTCAGCAGGTTGGAATGGAGGGTACGTGCAGAGTATTCGGTGTGGAGGGTGTGGATCAGTTTGCAGCGTTTGCAGCGGATAAGGTAATTGTTACAGCCGAAGAAATAGTTCCGGAGGAGTATCTTAGGGAAGATCCAAACAGGAACATGTTGCCATCAACGGTTGTCGACAGAATAGTCCCGCTTCCGTGGGGTGCACATCCCACTGTCGTGTCCCACTACTACGAGCTTGATGCGGAATTTATAATGGAGTATGCTATGGCCGCTCGGACGGAGGAAGGGTTCAGAAAATGGGCTGAGGAGTGGGTGTACGGTGTGGATGATCACTTTCAGTACCTCAGGAAACTTGGGGTTGACAGGCTGCAGAGTTTGAGGACAGTAAAAGGTCTGGGCTTCAGGCCCAGAGCCTGGCCAAAATGGGGGTGA
- a CDS encoding CoA-transferase subunit beta gives MECTRLEMAVIFAARELAEHNGKNLIAGIGLPVLVTKLAKEMYAPDLTINIESGSFDVTIPEVPISLFGPRISYRCSAQLSNLHSLAGTGRGDYDIGFIGGAQVDKYGNVNSTVVGEYLGEHKRLAGSGGAVDIGCFTNTIIIIPHDRRKLVEMVDYITTPGWMVRKPFSDELIRREELGLPGGPMMIVTNLCIMKFDKMTKEAYVEKIYPGVSKEEIIQKTGFDVDMSRAKIGEEIKEEEIAALRKIDPFNVYRTR, from the coding sequence ATGGAGTGCACCCGGCTTGAGATGGCAGTAATTTTTGCGGCAAGGGAGCTTGCTGAACATAACGGCAAGAACCTTATTGCGGGTATAGGTCTGCCTGTCCTCGTTACGAAGCTTGCAAAGGAGATGTATGCTCCGGATCTTACCATAAACATTGAAAGTGGGTCATTTGATGTTACCATACCGGAGGTACCGATATCCCTTTTTGGCCCACGAATAAGCTACCGATGCTCCGCGCAGCTCAGCAACCTGCACTCGCTGGCCGGGACAGGGAGGGGAGACTACGATATAGGGTTTATTGGAGGGGCACAGGTTGACAAGTACGGCAACGTCAACTCGACAGTGGTTGGTGAATATCTCGGTGAACACAAAAGGCTGGCAGGAAGTGGCGGAGCTGTTGACATAGGCTGTTTCACGAACACGATCATAATTATTCCCCACGATAGAAGAAAACTCGTTGAGATGGTGGACTACATAACGACTCCCGGATGGATGGTGAGAAAACCGTTTTCGGATGAGCTGATAAGGAGGGAGGAACTGGGACTGCCCGGAGGTCCGATGATGATCGTTACGAACCTCTGCATAATGAAGTTCGACAAAATGACAAAGGAGGCCTACGTCGAAAAGATCTATCCCGGTGTATCAAAGGAAGAAATCATACAGAAAACCGGATTTGATGTGGATATGTCGAGAGCCAAGATCGGTGAGGAAATAAAAGAGGAGGAGATAGCAGCCCTGAGAAAGATAGATCCGTTCAACGTCTACAGAACTCGTTAA
- a CDS encoding redox-regulated ATPase YchF translates to MIEIGIAGKPNAGKSTFFKAATLADAEIANYPFTTIKPNIGVGHVRVRCICQELGVKCNECIDGWRFIPVKLIDVAGLVPDAHKGRGLGNEFLDNLRQSEAIIHVVDASGSTDEEGNEIGVGERDPRDDVKFLYHEIDMWLYGILKRNWDKITRKMKAEKKDASKFLTEQLAGLGFEEWMVRDAIKGFGDVSTLDENGLMEFARELRKRRMRMVIAANKADKAPEDLMRSLLNIQEIVIPTSAAYEMVLRTAAKNGYIKYLPGDSDFEIIKELNEKQMRALEKIREFLREFGSTGVQETINKVVFDLLGYIVVYPVEDENRFTDSRGNVLPDALLVKKGTTARELAYKVHTDIGKHFIYALDARTKMRVAEDYELKNNDVIKIVSSV, encoded by the coding sequence GTGATTGAGATAGGAATCGCTGGAAAGCCCAACGCCGGAAAATCAACTTTTTTCAAAGCTGCCACTCTTGCAGATGCTGAAATAGCAAACTACCCATTCACCACGATCAAGCCCAACATCGGTGTCGGCCATGTGAGGGTGAGGTGCATCTGCCAAGAGCTTGGAGTGAAGTGCAACGAGTGTATTGACGGGTGGAGATTCATTCCGGTAAAGCTGATAGATGTCGCAGGCCTGGTCCCAGACGCCCACAAGGGTAGGGGACTTGGTAACGAGTTTCTTGACAATCTGAGACAGAGCGAAGCTATCATTCACGTTGTTGACGCTTCTGGCTCCACGGATGAAGAGGGAAACGAGATAGGAGTTGGCGAGAGGGATCCGAGAGATGACGTGAAATTTCTCTACCATGAGATAGACATGTGGCTTTACGGCATTCTCAAGAGGAACTGGGACAAGATTACACGAAAAATGAAGGCAGAGAAAAAAGATGCATCCAAATTTCTTACTGAACAGCTTGCAGGACTCGGATTTGAGGAATGGATGGTCAGAGATGCCATTAAGGGCTTTGGCGATGTTTCGACTTTGGATGAGAATGGTCTGATGGAATTCGCACGGGAACTGAGAAAAAGAAGGATGAGGATGGTGATAGCAGCAAACAAGGCAGATAAGGCTCCAGAAGACCTGATGAGGAGTTTGCTGAACATTCAGGAAATTGTTATTCCAACCTCAGCGGCCTATGAGATGGTTTTGAGAACCGCAGCCAAGAACGGATACATAAAATATCTGCCCGGTGACAGTGATTTCGAAATCATCAAAGAGCTGAATGAGAAACAGATGAGAGCTCTTGAGAAAATAAGAGAGTTCCTACGTGAATTCGGAAGTACCGGAGTGCAGGAGACCATAAATAAAGTCGTTTTCGACCTTCTTGGCTACATCGTTGTCTATCCGGTTGAGGATGAGAACAGGTTTACGGACAGCAGGGGAAACGTCTTGCCTGATGCCCTGCTTGTAAAGAAAGGTACCACTGCGAGAGAACTGGCCTACAAAGTACACACAGATATAGGAAAGCATTTCATTTACGCTCTGGACGCAAGAACCAAAATGAGAGTTGCAGAGGATTACGAGCTGAAAAACAACGATGTTATCAAAATTGTTTCCAGTGTGTGA
- a CDS encoding DUF2095 family protein, with the protein MEWKKEKFKKMFPDLFHEIEGRTMPTVVDHLEVCKTVDEAVEVIDFFERKGEISREYANFLRSNPSLLKSLIGTRERGEYTRRGLGD; encoded by the coding sequence ATGGAGTGGAAAAAGGAGAAGTTCAAAAAGATGTTTCCTGATCTGTTTCACGAGATCGAGGGCAGAACCATGCCAACAGTCGTGGATCACCTTGAGGTATGCAAGACTGTTGATGAAGCGGTGGAGGTAATCGATTTTTTTGAACGTAAGGGTGAGATCAGCAGAGAGTATGCGAATTTTTTGAGGAGTAACCCATCACTTCTTAAAAGCCTGATAGGAACCAGAGAAAGGGGAGAATACACCAGGAGGGGTTTAGGTGATTGA
- a CDS encoding acyltransferase yields MLEKLVIPSNTRFEERNIVASGDVIIGPNSKLSYGVIAKKILVGERASIDGDLLGEEIRLDAWCSVSGDVTSKNDAYIGEFASIGGKLTVYGDLEIGRNVRIKNGFEAKGLITIQDPTPALFFIFLYLMILLRLGRLEEAEKLLEEVEEFDSPLVIPENSQVSIDRIVTRKNAEIIGSRVLGNVRARDVYVSESEIFGSLRGREIIVDKCRVHGAIEGKVVYLVNSTEVFGHIRADKVYMEDGCSVEGGIVGREGVWIKERVELPGMDEEASETEDVEERAGENTELGESENTTEGSEEPVIDESGAKEEEEDGVEKGEVQKDVS; encoded by the coding sequence ATGCTGGAAAAACTCGTGATTCCCTCCAACACAAGATTTGAAGAGAGGAATATAGTAGCAAGCGGTGATGTGATAATCGGACCGAACTCCAAACTCAGCTACGGGGTAATAGCCAAGAAAATACTGGTGGGTGAAAGGGCCTCCATAGATGGTGACCTTCTGGGCGAAGAGATAAGACTGGACGCCTGGTGCAGTGTAAGTGGAGACGTAACTTCAAAGAACGATGCGTACATAGGTGAGTTCGCCTCCATTGGTGGAAAACTCACAGTTTATGGCGATCTGGAGATAGGCAGAAATGTGAGAATTAAAAACGGTTTTGAGGCCAAGGGGCTGATAACAATTCAGGACCCCACACCAGCACTGTTTTTCATATTCCTGTATCTGATGATTCTGCTAAGGCTTGGACGGCTTGAGGAGGCGGAAAAGCTTCTTGAAGAGGTTGAAGAATTCGACTCGCCCCTTGTCATCCCGGAGAACTCCCAGGTAAGCATTGACAGAATTGTTACCAGAAAGAATGCAGAAATCATCGGAAGCAGAGTTCTCGGGAACGTGAGGGCAAGGGATGTGTACGTGAGCGAGAGTGAGATTTTTGGCAGCCTGAGAGGGAGAGAAATCATTGTCGATAAATGCAGGGTTCATGGTGCTATAGAGGGTAAAGTCGTTTACCTGGTGAACTCAACAGAAGTATTTGGCCATATAAGGGCCGATAAAGTCTATATGGAAGATGGATGCAGCGTGGAGGGAGGAATAGTCGGTAGAGAAGGAGTGTGGATTAAAGAAAGGGTTGAATTGCCCGGAATGGATGAGGAGGCTTCCGAAACTGAAGACGTCGAGGAAAGAGCTGGAGAAAACACCGAACTCGGGGAGAGTGAGAACACTACCGAAGGAAGTGAAGAACCGGTGATTGATGAGAGCGGAGCAAAAGAGGAAGAGGAAGATGGAGTGGAAAAAGGAGAAGTTCAAAAAGATGTTTCCTGA
- the hisS gene encoding histidine--tRNA ligase, whose amino-acid sequence MKIERPRGTRDFLPDEMEKRREIEKRMRRIAERFGYREIATPTFEHLELFTVKSGEGIVEEMYVFEDKSGRKLALRPELTAPVMRMFANECSVMPRPLRFYYFANCFRYERPQKGRYREFWQFGVELIGSDSHLADAEVVLLAYRILDSLGIDFELQIGHVGILRSLLSPLGDEMASKIMRLIDKGDREGLLDYMEAAGVDGEMRETILAIIDLKGDEGVIDEAKEIMDYDFERLEKLSSILRETEVKFELNLGIARGLDYYTGVVFECYAEGLGAQKQVCGGGSYELSSLFGGPKTPSTGFAIGFDRVCEVCKISPKSERTVVIASFRGLEGHAFRIADKLRAEGVRTVVDVMERSLKKQMSFASEVNADYTVIIGPEEVEKGLVAVKNMKTQEQILLTEKEAIRFLAG is encoded by the coding sequence GTGAAGATCGAGAGACCGAGGGGTACGAGAGACTTTTTGCCGGATGAGATGGAGAAGAGGAGAGAGATAGAAAAAAGAATGAGAAGGATTGCTGAGCGTTTTGGTTACAGGGAAATTGCAACACCTACCTTCGAACATCTTGAACTGTTCACAGTAAAGTCTGGAGAAGGTATTGTTGAGGAAATGTACGTCTTTGAGGACAAGTCTGGCAGAAAACTTGCCCTTCGGCCGGAGCTTACAGCCCCCGTCATGAGAATGTTCGCTAACGAATGCAGCGTAATGCCCCGCCCACTCAGATTTTACTACTTCGCCAACTGCTTCAGATACGAGAGACCACAAAAGGGCAGGTACAGAGAGTTCTGGCAGTTTGGTGTTGAGCTGATAGGTTCAGATTCTCATCTGGCTGATGCCGAGGTCGTTCTCCTTGCCTATAGAATACTGGACAGTCTTGGGATCGATTTCGAACTTCAAATAGGTCATGTGGGAATTTTGAGGTCTCTGCTGTCTCCACTTGGAGATGAAATGGCGTCAAAAATTATGAGACTCATAGATAAAGGTGATAGGGAGGGATTGCTGGACTACATGGAAGCGGCTGGCGTGGACGGAGAAATGAGAGAAACGATTCTCGCAATCATAGATCTGAAAGGGGATGAGGGGGTAATAGATGAGGCGAAGGAAATAATGGATTACGATTTCGAGAGGCTGGAAAAGCTGTCGTCAATTCTGCGAGAGACAGAGGTTAAATTTGAGCTTAATCTCGGGATTGCAAGGGGACTTGACTACTACACAGGTGTTGTGTTTGAATGTTACGCCGAGGGGCTTGGGGCGCAGAAGCAGGTTTGCGGTGGAGGTAGTTACGAATTGTCGTCACTCTTTGGAGGCCCGAAGACGCCATCAACCGGGTTTGCGATAGGATTTGACCGTGTTTGTGAAGTTTGTAAGATTTCTCCAAAATCGGAGAGAACTGTGGTAATTGCATCGTTCAGAGGGCTGGAAGGACATGCTTTCAGAATTGCCGATAAGCTGAGGGCTGAGGGTGTGAGGACTGTGGTTGACGTGATGGAGAGAAGCCTGAAAAAGCAGATGAGTTTTGCAAGTGAGGTGAACGCTGACTATACCGTAATTATTGGCCCTGAAGAGGTAGAAAAGGGTTTGGTTGCGGTGAAAAACATGAAAACGCAGGAACAAATTTTGCTGACCGAGAAAGAAGCGATCCGATTTCTTGCTGGATGA
- a CDS encoding TrkH family potassium uptake protein encodes MNVKLVLSLLGKLLLMFSVSFTVPAITAAIYSEPVWPYLVSAFLAILLGAAIASGFKSSEEFESLRHKESFAIVALIWLLISIIGAIPYISFGIHPVDAFFESMSGFTTTGASVLIPEDLPASLLMWRSMTQWIGGMGIIVLFLAIFPNVVKRSSALFHAEYPGVAISKIKPRIRETAMTLYKVYLTLTIAEIALLYLSGLSVFDAINHTFTTLSTGGYSTHSESIAYFSNPKVEAIIAFFAFLGGSNFALLYYTFRGKPEIFRNSEFRAYTGFLAIATLFLTVLNLEKYGLIDSLRFSAFQAVSIMTTTGFTTADFDTWSDSAKLILLTLMFIGGSSGSTGGGIKVVRIYLLIKYSLQQILRAAEPRTVRAVKFEGKGVKKELLADVAAFFILYIFMFTISSILISLSGYDIVTSISACAATLGNVGPGMGLAGAMENYAAFPHHAKILLSLNMWVGRLEIFTVLSLFIPSFWRERW; translated from the coding sequence ATGAACGTTAAACTCGTTCTCAGCCTTCTCGGAAAGCTTCTCTTGATGTTCTCTGTCTCCTTCACGGTACCGGCAATAACCGCAGCCATATACTCCGAACCGGTCTGGCCGTACCTGGTATCGGCCTTTCTGGCAATTTTGCTGGGTGCTGCGATCGCATCAGGCTTTAAGTCCAGCGAAGAGTTCGAATCTCTGAGACATAAGGAGAGTTTCGCCATTGTTGCGCTTATCTGGCTTTTGATATCCATAATAGGCGCTATACCCTACATATCCTTCGGCATACATCCAGTTGATGCTTTTTTCGAGTCCATGTCGGGATTCACAACAACTGGAGCTTCTGTGCTGATTCCTGAAGACCTGCCCGCTTCACTTCTGATGTGGCGGAGTATGACCCAGTGGATCGGGGGGATGGGGATAATCGTGCTCTTTCTTGCAATATTCCCGAATGTGGTAAAGAGGAGTTCTGCACTGTTTCATGCGGAGTATCCCGGTGTGGCCATCTCAAAAATTAAGCCCAGAATCAGGGAGACGGCAATGACGCTTTACAAAGTTTATCTGACTCTCACAATTGCCGAAATTGCCCTTCTATACCTATCCGGACTCTCAGTTTTCGATGCGATCAACCACACCTTTACAACCCTCTCCACCGGAGGGTACTCAACGCATTCAGAGAGTATAGCTTACTTCTCAAACCCGAAGGTTGAGGCGATAATCGCATTCTTCGCATTTCTCGGCGGTTCAAACTTCGCTCTGCTTTATTACACCTTCAGAGGAAAACCCGAAATATTCAGAAATTCCGAATTCAGAGCTTACACTGGATTTCTCGCCATTGCAACACTATTTCTTACAGTCTTGAATCTTGAAAAGTACGGTTTAATTGATTCTCTGCGATTCTCTGCATTCCAGGCGGTATCCATCATGACGACGACCGGTTTCACAACAGCAGACTTCGACACCTGGAGCGATTCTGCCAAGCTAATACTTCTCACACTCATGTTCATAGGTGGGTCAAGCGGTTCAACAGGTGGGGGAATCAAGGTTGTCAGAATATACCTCCTTATCAAATACTCACTGCAGCAAATTCTGAGGGCTGCTGAGCCGAGAACCGTGAGAGCCGTGAAGTTTGAGGGTAAAGGTGTTAAAAAAGAGTTGCTTGCCGACGTTGCCGCATTTTTCATTCTCTACATTTTTATGTTTACCATCTCCTCCATTCTCATCTCCCTATCTGGCTACGACATCGTTACGTCAATTTCAGCGTGTGCGGCAACACTCGGAAATGTCGGTCCGGGTATGGGTTTGGCCGGAGCGATGGAGAACTATGCAGCCTTTCCACATCACGCCAAAATTTTACTCTCTCTCAACATGTGGGTTGGCAGACTTGAGATATTTACCGTACTCTCCCTCTTCATCCCCTCCTTCTGGAGAGAGAGGTGGTAG
- the trkA gene encoding Trk system potassium transporter TrkA, with translation MRIVIAGAGEVGYSLATSLALKHDVCVIESDASRYGRVSELDVHAIQGNAANMRILKQAEVDRADVFLAVTGNDEVNLLSGLAARKVGARNVIVRVENPDYVERPIVKDHPLGYDVVICPQLALAQEAARLIGIPGAIEIVTFSGGRVEMIELQVMKNSKADGRAVKDLHLPPNVVITSVYRNGEVVIPRGDTVLKAGDRIAIVGRTKDIEALKGVFGPPVTRKVTIFGAGTIGSYIAKILEKGRISVKLIESRLDRCEMLSESLEGVKIICGDATDLEFLIEEEIGKSDAVVATTESDEKNLLISLLAKNLGARTAIAKVEKREYVKLFEAVGVDVALNPRSVTYHEVSKLLRRMQVETVAEIEDTAIIEVVVKNPKLVGKTFREINLPRDAIIGAVVRGEGCLIPRGDTKIEPEDRLLVFARWEEIEKIEEIFE, from the coding sequence ATGCGAATCGTCATCGCCGGTGCTGGTGAGGTCGGATACAGCCTCGCCACATCTCTGGCACTGAAACACGATGTGTGTGTAATTGAAAGTGACGCTTCCAGATACGGGCGTGTTTCAGAACTTGATGTTCATGCGATTCAGGGTAATGCAGCAAATATGAGAATTCTGAAGCAGGCTGAGGTGGACAGGGCAGATGTTTTTCTGGCAGTGACCGGCAACGATGAGGTTAACCTGCTTTCAGGGCTCGCCGCCAGAAAGGTTGGGGCAAGAAACGTGATCGTCAGGGTTGAAAATCCTGACTACGTCGAGAGACCAATTGTGAAGGATCATCCTCTTGGATATGATGTTGTGATTTGCCCCCAGCTTGCCCTCGCCCAGGAAGCTGCGAGGCTCATAGGTATTCCGGGGGCCATTGAGATCGTTACCTTCAGTGGTGGGAGGGTGGAGATGATCGAGCTGCAGGTGATGAAGAACTCCAAGGCAGATGGCAGAGCTGTGAAAGACCTGCATTTGCCTCCAAATGTCGTCATAACCTCTGTTTACAGAAATGGCGAGGTTGTAATACCCAGAGGAGACACTGTTTTAAAAGCAGGGGACAGGATTGCGATTGTGGGCAGGACAAAAGATATAGAGGCTCTTAAAGGAGTTTTCGGTCCTCCTGTGACAAGAAAGGTTACTATTTTTGGAGCCGGAACCATAGGCAGCTATATCGCAAAAATACTCGAAAAAGGTAGAATTAGCGTGAAGCTTATCGAGTCCAGGCTGGACAGGTGCGAGATGCTCAGCGAATCTCTTGAGGGGGTAAAAATTATCTGTGGAGATGCAACAGACCTTGAGTTTCTGATTGAGGAAGAAATTGGGAAATCTGATGCTGTTGTTGCAACCACTGAGAGTGACGAGAAGAACCTTCTGATATCACTGCTCGCAAAGAATCTTGGAGCGAGAACGGCGATAGCAAAGGTTGAGAAAAGAGAATATGTTAAACTTTTTGAGGCTGTAGGGGTGGATGTGGCCCTAAACCCGAGAAGCGTAACTTACCATGAGGTTTCCAAACTGCTGAGAAGGATGCAGGTGGAAACGGTGGCAGAAATTGAGGACACAGCAATAATTGAAGTTGTTGTTAAAAACCCGAAACTCGTAGGCAAAACGTTCAGAGAGATAAACCTGCCCAGGGATGCAATAATAGGTGCGGTCGTGAGGGGAGAGGGGTGTCTGATACCTAGAGGAGACACAAAAATCGAACCGGAGGATAGACTTCTGGTTTTCGCAAGATGGGAAGAAATCGAGAAGATAGAGGAGATTTTTGAATGA